Sequence from the Puntigrus tetrazona isolate hp1 chromosome 11, ASM1883169v1, whole genome shotgun sequence genome:
ACTAGATTTAAATTTCCAGAATGCTTCCTTGTGTAGTTTCTTCTTTGACTCAAAGACTGTCAGATGATTTTTGATGTACAACTTCTCAAGTTGGATAGACgatgcacacaaacaaacagtcagACAAAGCTCGAGCAGTCGACTCTAACGCATTTGTTGCAAAATCTTCTTAAAAGCTTCAGTATCCTTCTCCGGAGGACAGTCTTATTACAGAACAGCCATTAAACTCTATCAATTCTGCCATGTGAAAACGTGGTGACATTTTCacatcagcagaaaaaaaaaaaaaaaaaaagaagtttagcTCGCGAAGGTCTGATCATATACGCAAACTCTGATctgaaaaatgtacacataaTGTTGAGACTGTGTAATCTCATGGTTTGATGAACAGGGCGTTTGAGGATTTGCAGCTCGTTGGCTTTGATCTCAGCTTAACTCGTCTCCAGATGTTTAAAGActaaaaaagaagagaagattTACAGACgttcattcaaatgatttttttgaagCCGCAGACTGAATATACTGTAACGATCACACAGCTTCGCATGTGGTTATACCGGTGAGTTTTTAAAGATACTGatattttgaaacttttaaaagttaaaacgaTTACAACTGGGACAgacttgaatttaaaaaaattttcttaaatatggtCTGTCAACTAAAAACTAACTGAAGGCTTGTAAACAACTAATTTAACTCCAATTTAGAGCAGCGAgacacttacattttttaaaaaccttcaaTACTCCCAACATAAAGTGTGTATGTCTGCTCAAAGCCTGACGCGACGCTGAGCACTTTTCGACGTCAAAGactgttattatattaataagcGTACGCACGCTTTATAAATGAGCCCCTAAACTGTATGGCTGTTCAAAGACGTTTTGGTGACATCAGGCAAAAAAAAGGTAAGGTAAGGTGTtttagacaagaaaaaaaaacaacaacatttttttcttctctgttttatttCCAAAGCAATAAATCAAAGTTCTTTTGAaccacaatacatttttttttccaaacacaaAGAACTCTCCTGATCCATAAAGTATGTTAAACCATGGAAAATAACTTCAACTAAAGTCAGAACTAACTGTGCGAAAAAGGGGAAAACAAGTTCTGTAAACAACACGGTAAACAAATCTTCATATTTACCATTAGTTTAAGTTGGTGCAAAATATCGACGTCTTGAGCCGTTTTCGTGTAATACTCACAATGTGAACTGCGTCACATCTCTCCGAGTATTCTACAGCGCGACCTCGGTTAATACTTACGCCAATTTGAATGATGATAAACGTACGATGCGACATTCGGCCAGCAACATCGGCAACATCATCACTTTAAAAGTGTCAGTGGAGATGACCTTTGCACTCGATGCACGTGCGTGGGTATGCGTTTAGTGACTGTATacttgattctttttttttttttttttttaaacgtcaGACCACAAGTTCACAAGAAGGTCTAATGCAACCCTCCCCCCTTCGAGAACACGTAACACATAAGGTCCTAAACACCACCATGTTAAAACTACTGCATTATGTGGGAGCTAGTGCAATCCAGACAGGTCTGGGATCAGTCGCAGCAGGCACGTAGCTACACGTAGAGACATGAAGGAGCGGAGGGGGCAGATCCTTTAAGGCCATTTTTCAAATGACGCCCAGAGTAAACAGCATGGAGAAGTCCATTTCGTTTTGAGCACTGTGGTTTGAACTAGCTCCTCTATCCGGTCTCTAGTAAGGGCGACGGGTGAGCGGAGAGGGGCGGCAAAAAGGAGGGGGAAGTAGGGGTAGTTGCCTCCTCATGCGTTTTGTTCAAAGCAGTCTGTGAGGGCGAAGGTCAGGACTGTTTTAGCCGTTTCCTAGGCAGACCGAAAGGAGTGCACTGTGCTGAAGCGAGAGCCCGGAACGCTTCGGCCACTAAGTGAGGATGGGACTGAATCATCGCTTTCCATCCCGCGGTCTCCATTATGTCTGCGGCGTGACTGCGAACGAGCAAAAACAAGCCTGAAGGTTACCGTCTACAAAATGACGTAACGTTCGTCACACGCTGATGAAATGAGTAAAGATAAGCTgggatttttattaattcagggAAATCACGCTAATTAAAGGAATGTTCTGGGTTCAAAACAAGTTAAGCTTCATCCACAGCATCTGCGGCATGAGgtttgtaaaaatgacaaaccgCGTATGCAGCACAACAATGGTGTAAAACGATCTGGAGAACGTAATGAACAATTGATGTAGACgaaatgattgatttattgaggAATTACGATTTCTGGAATATAGTGTGATGCTGAAGAAatggaatgatgctgaaaagaCAGTTCAGCcatcaggaataaattgcatttaaaattcaaataaaggtattttacattataatattttacaatattgctgatttaatgtattttgtattccCTTAGCTGAAGATAAAAATCTAAGTgaatcttttaaaaagtttatatatacatatatatgtgtgtgtatatatatataaatattttacggCTTTAAAAGCTAACCATGGTTCAATTTTGCTCCGTTACTTTGCTGTTGACAATGCTTAGACTGCATCAAGCccagaacataaaaaaaactgatcatACAACGAGaacgaacaaaataaataaatatataaacaaactatcCAGCTGTGCcatgaaacattttcttttgacGGATATCTTAGTCACATAATTACTACGCAAACCGAAGCCTCCTACTAAATACAGATGTGTTTAGCGCTTTTTATTTGCAAAGGACTCTGGGAGACGGTAGCGTGTTGGCACACATACTTGCTATTCCAGTTCTTCCCATCTTTACAGCCCAGCTGTCTAAGAACACTGCATCTGAGAAAAGAGACCAGAGCAGAATCCAGCCACCATTACATATTCACCAGCCCAGCAACAAGTCAATTAATTGCCTTTGCTTCGAACCAGTCATTTATGCAAAGTTACATCGGGaccatacaaaaataaaagtattattttcatgACCGATGGAAGacataataatgattattattgtacaGCCCAATGAAACCCAAGtcattaaataagcaaatactTCCAATGCAGATAcggtgatgtttttttttttttttttttttatgattgagTGAGAAGCGTGTGTACTTGCCTGTTAATGAAGTCTATGGCTTGTGCTTTAAGCTGCTCTGCGCTGTGCAGGTCAGCCAGAATGAGGATGTCAGCCACGTTCTCTACTGACAAACTGTTACAGAGAGCCTCCTCGCATAATACCTTTAATCTTTCTAGAGCATACTAaaaggaaagagaagaaaacaagcTGCAGGTCAATCACAGGAAGCGTTCTCGTATAACAGCGGCATGAGAGTCTTACCTTGTCTGCAGCAGCTAACAGGTTGTCGGCCATTTTCTCCAGGTTAGGAGCTTTACCAGTGTAAATAAATACCATCATTTCCCTAAAAACATCCGGTTCGACATCGCTGATGTCCACACGGTTCTGCGAAAGGGgttgaaaaaatgtatagaatgaatttatatatttatattaacacaTGCACAGATACCACAGGTCACAGGCAACATAACTGTTTAACATGGATGataaatctgaatattagaatgatttctgaaggatcgagAGACACTGAAAATTGgggtaatgatgcagaaaaatcagctttgcttcgcaagaatacattttattttaaagtatattaaaacagaaaacttattttaaactgcaataatatttgacaaaattacagtttgtttctgtatttatgatcaaatagATACCATCTTGATGACCAttagacactttttttaaaacaaactttttaatggcaatgcattttataatataatctttttatttaattttttttaaatgtttattttattattgtttcaataataaaataaagaaatcggtttaaaataattcaacaacctaaaaataatagtttaaacTTCTACTgaatattattactactacatATATTATAACAGCTATCATCGGCAATCCTAAGGAATCACGGGTATGTTTGTCTGACTGGTAGAGTAACTTACTTTTTTACTCTCTTCCATTTTGTGTTCAAACATGGCATTGAATACCGGTGACCTCGCTGTCAAAGGAAACATGAATCATCAGTTTCAAGTGAATCATCTGTGTGCAAAGTACTGCTAAATTCATCATGCGCCTCATTATCATGTCACTGAACGTTCTCTATTGTCTGCGCGGCTCGTCTTTTTAGCAAGGCAAATCTGGGTCTACCCCGAACGTGTCGGGATGACTAAGCTCACCTGCCAATATGGATTTGTGCGCTTTGAACTCTTGCCCTCCCACGAACAGGCTgcagtctgtgaacctggagcCTTCCCACAGGTTCCCCAGGTCGTCGGAAAGCTGACACTCCGGAACCTTCAGCATGTTTGTGTTCGACTGTCCAGAGATGTTTACGGAGTCTTGGACCACGCTCACCTGAACAAATGAGCCGCTGCTTTGAAGGTTTGAAGGTTTGAAGCAAGGGCATCACTGCACCAAAGCATTTATTATACAGAAAACATTACTTGATGCGATACCTCACAGAACAGAGTGAGCTTGTCATCAGGAAGAAGTCCATTAGCTTCATCCAGCAGGAAATCTCTCCTGATGAACTTCTTGAAGCCCCAGTCTTTTCCCTGGACGAAGCGGTAGGCTCTTTGGCTTTCTGAAGTgtggagagaggaaaaaaaaagtattaatacgAATAAAGCATAAACATCAACATAAACTCAATCCTTTTTCCCATACATTTTCCGCCCCTTTGTAAATATCCAGAAAATTCTTACCCATGGCTTTAGTTTCTTCTCTTTTGGCGTTCAGTAAAGAAAACTTGAACTTTGCTCTCACTTCACTTTTTGGGCAACTGACAAGCAATAAGTACAGAGAAAGATAATCTTTACTCTCATCGTCCAGACCCTTTGGGTTCACTCGCAAAcacctgcagaaaaaaaagaaaacagaaatatataataggAAGACGTggtaaaaatatagtttaaaaattaataattttagatAACTGGAAAACACTGCACGTGtccaaaagcaataaaatcCCATTTTTAATATACGATGAAGATGACGTTTAATGTATTCTTTGAAAGAACTCTCTTATGCTCTCCGTCGTTTTTGTTGTTCCTGTtgtttaatatgttaaaatttaatttacatttattccagTGGTACAGTTATCACTCAAGTCTTCGATCTCACAGAAAACATTCCAATAGCTGCTCAGTTATTATTTCCAATACTGCccttcatgcagtgtgtaatcTAAGTTAGACGTATGTGAATGTAAACAATTTTCAAAGATGTCGAACCTGAAAATAAAGAATCAACTCAATACAGGAAGATAAGAGGGTCTGCATTACTATTGGAAAAAAGCCTAACTGTAAACTTTGATCACACTTCCCTTAAAGCAAtagtcacccaaaaatgaaaattcgctCATCAATTACTCGCCCTCACGTAGTACCAAATCTTTGCTCTGCCAAAACACAtagaaacatattttgaaaagtgtgTAACCAGGTAATtggtgacagaattttaatttttgggtaaactgttcctttaacaacCAATCACATCATTACAACCTTTTCAGTCAGAGTAGTGTGACACTCAGACGGATACCATAGGAATGAATGGGGAAAAACACAAGTTGAATCGCACCTGTCGCAAAGTCAGTGACTTCTCTTATAAAACTCACTACCCAATCCTGGGGTAACACATTTGCTTAATTTCCCTTAAGTTCCACATTTGCCGGCCATAAACAACTCGACCCCTCCTACAGACCAATAACTTTACTGACTACAGCTTCATCATCTCGGGGAGTTCAGTGTGgtataaacaaaacacttgCTCTTGCAAGATGGCTCAGCACCTAGTTTATATAGACCAGCGGCTCCATTGAATCACAACGTGTAAGTATGATAAATAATAGATGCTAATATTTCCATAAAGCGTTCAAATTACGGCAATGATCGTTTTCAATGTGCTGTACGACgtagaccaatcacaacagactgggccatctgaccaatcagagcagagcaggCTGACGGAAATTAGAGAGACTGAATCTTAGAACTGCTTTGAACAAATAATTTGAGAACCTCTGGAAAATAAGGTGATATTCAacacatattttgagaaaagcattttttatacCTTGCATGAATGTAATGTATTGTAGAAGACTCCCAAACCAATATCAGTAGACTCAAAAATGGCACAATCGGGGGAACTTTAATGCTGAAAAccgtttttgttgtttgtagtTTTATGGAAAcctgtcatttttgatcaaataaatgcagactctctctattattattattaataaataacactaaaaccTTAATTACTCCAAACTAACCAGCAGTGTACTAcgtatagatatattttttaaaccactGAAATAACACGTGCAATGCCTAACCACACAATTcggaaactaaactaaactttttCTGACTGGGAAGAGCCATCGTAGGAGCAGTGGCTATCTGTGTTCAAAATGTCTGCAAGATCAACGTCTTCATCAGACACTAGATTTATCGTAACGCAATTAATGAGCTGTCAGCGACAAAAGAAATCTTTGGCGAAAAGTTTGTCCCAGGCGGCTCAGTGAAAACCCAGCCTAAATCAAAACGGGCCACTGTTGTTTCACAGACAATGATATTTGGAAAGGTCAAGTCTGTATTTGTGGGTGTATGTGAGTGCGTTTGGCTGGGCAGAATGGTGAGGCATTACAGAAAAGAATTAAGAGGCCACTTGAGGGCTTTCATCAAACACTCAAAAAGCAATGAAACACACCATTTCATCTTGTCGTTGGGGCCTGAGGAGAAGGTCGAGCTCCTTACAACTTCTCCCATCTCCTCCCGACAGAAGCTGAAGTTGTTTATCGTCCACATGTAAGAAAACTTCACAACTTTCACCTgccatgaaacaaaaaatacagatattGGTTTCGGCGTTAAGTGAAAAAACTCAAGTCGGAGCGATTCATTTTCTATTCGGCCAGTCTCTCTCACCTGTGTATAACACCAGCTTTCCGCCACAGGTCCTGATGTCATTTCCCTTGGGGGAGGGGGTGTGGGAACCCGCGACATGGCCTGCTTTCACCCTTCCACGTCCCTGATTTAGCTCACTGCTCGGCCTGCGAACAAAACGAAGACAAAACTGTGCAACTATAGTCAAAACAGGTCAGTGAGTCAATATGATTTCCCAATACGAGAACTGGTTACAATCACAAGGCAGCGCTCTCAAACGTCTATAAATAATCACAACTGAGGTGCACTATTAGGTCAAAGTTTATATATAGTGATTGCTAACACCGAAAGCAGTCAATTATACCTTTAGCCCGCAAAGAAACTAGACTTTTGCATTTACTGAAAAAACTCCCACTACacttgcatttattcatttatcagaCGCTTTTAACTTAAACGACTTACATTTGTAGAATGCAACATACGATAAGGTGTTTGGGGTGATTCAAAGACAAATCATGTGCTTTATTACGTTTCAAATGTTACAGTACTCTACAAAGTACAGGGTCTGCAAGACTGTTTGTAAAGAAGTGTTCTTTGCTCATTAAGAGCATAAAAATTTTGTAAAACAGTACTAtggagaaaattattattattattatttctaaaatagaagttttctatttgaatagatttacaattgaaatgtattcatgtgatgcaaagctgaattttcagcatcattactccagtcttcagtatcatatgattcttaaaaaaaaaaaaacactctaatatgctgatttgctgctcaaggcacatttcttattatcaactGTGCTGCTTTAACTTATAAGCTTATATATCTGCctagaaaatgaaaaactttcaACTTTCCATTGGTCTTAGTGCACTATgcaactacagaagagtcaagtttaaaatggaaaaatataaaattttggtCATTTCTGAGAGTGACGCTAACAGTCTAATCAGACTCAATgacctatgctaagctacagctaaaaagtgctaccgccagacCCGGAAATCAGCTGGATAGATTCAAAACCGAtaaaaactcaactgtttaactcaaCTGTTAAGTACAAACTTAGTAATACAGTACAAACTTAGTACAAACTTAGTAATACAACAAGAATGCATAAAGTCAAATAATACCTTGTGTTCAGAGATCAGCAGGTTGTGTTTCCATGTCATCCCTGGGCCCAAGCTCAGAGACACAGCCTTCAGAGTGACCGGAAACAATAACTAACAGTGCATACTGACCTCAGCCTCGAAACAAGCCATcctaaacacacagacacacaattaACCAAACATAAATCCAGCCACTTGACTGGAATCTGTGAGTGTTGCCATGATGTGATCAAGCAAACTGGTTTCATCGGGACtacattttatattgatattatatttcCCCAAATAATTTGATCACTATTatgcataacattttataatctatatatatatatatatatatatatatatatatatatatatatatatatatatatatatatatatatatatatatatatatataaatttactgTGGTAAGGAACAATATGCCACAAAAGCAGTAATCAGAGCTTAACTCGTATTGGAGGAAACATTAGCGAGCACAAGACAAATCAGAATTCACTCATTTCTACAATCAAGTCATCATTTAACTCTGCACGCCACGACTGACCTCGTGAAAAAAGCAACTCACCTCAGTAAGAATGCTGAATCTCACTAGTGGGAGTTTTGCGAGCCTTCCAGAGCGGAGAGCTTGGCAGATGAGGGCAGTTCTGTGGGATGCCACTCTCAGCAGAGACTCAATGAACCCTGGcaggaaaaacagcattttaaaaccacATCAACACTGGCAGAGCATCAAGTTCTGTCCCCAATGCCTTGCAGCCTACACTTCTGACTACAGACTAGTGACATCACAGCGCTGATATGGGCATGTAAATGTAGAGTCGGGTTGAGCAAGACGATCTAGGACTAATGAAAAAAACCAGTGGGAACATTCTGTCATCCAAGGACGTGCAGAACTTAGCAAAAAGTGCAAAGGGCATCAGGATGTCTGCTTAAGTGATGCAGGACATAGAAAGGGACaagctcattttaaaagagagaacatcaaatataaacagacacaaagaaaaataacaatgcaAGTGCACTTAATGTTTTTAACGGCCGATACGAATGCCTGGACCGTGGAGGATGGCTGTTATATTGACGACAGATACAGTGCAATTTATTCAAAGTGCGCATACCACAgataaaattaacaattatattttctgaagtcacaaaaactgaatgaaactgCGTTTTTAACTTACAAATAAACAGGAAGAACCCCTGTTTTAACTGGACACAGCTACTGACCGAAACAAGTTCTCTCCTAAAACGGTCACCATTCTTACGCTATTACAGGAAACCCCAAAACATCTCAATACATGTTCAATTACAAAACTGACTCAGGATATTGTTACTGGGTCAACTTTTATGCAACTATTGTTATTGTAGCCATtgtcagaaaaaataaaaaaaatatgtcctGTCCTTTCCTGTTTCAATTAAGGAGCTTTGATTCGCTTTTCTCTAAAGGTGTTGTAttaaacttcattaaaaatTCCATCTGAACTacaactactactaataataataataattcatatttgaaAGACTCATATTAATGAGTCGTTGAGTTGTCAATCGAGTCCGAAAGAGTCGGTTCCCGATTGTCAATACGCTCACTGCGAGTGAATCCTTGAGAATCCAAACGATTCCGTAATCGCGAACAGGTCGTTTTTTCGCGCGTGCGTGTGAACCGGATCAATCGATTCACTAATAAGATCCGACTCAAAAGAGCGATTCGTTCGCGAATCGGACATCGCTGTAATGCGCTACGAAAGCAGCCCCATCCGCCCCAAGTTTGTGTTATAAATCGATAACCGCGTTTCCTACCGCGTTCGAGCAAGTTTCTACATACATGTGAGCGCCGTACACTTGTCGCTTTTCCGTTAGATCCGCTCGCGGTTCGACTAAATCGGAAAACGAAGACAAAAAGAGTCAAGAAACCAAGTTAGCCAACCAAGGCTCGTCTCGTTTGGCCTAAATTTCATGCACGGCCCAAACAAGAGACAGAACCATAACAAAGCCGAGTCAACAATGCTGCTTTACGGCCGAAACAAAGAAAGATCCTTCCACTAAAGCCCGCACGAATCTGATTTGTTTGCCCCAAAGCAGCACATAATGGTGTGTAGATCGAGTAAGCATCTGTCTTTGTGTCAGTGCGCAGAGCGGTGgttaaaatacaagaaaaaaacataattttacaaaCCTCTCAGACACTCCGCATCACAGACATAGAAACACGGTGCGATATGTGACCTGAGTGAGTCGTAGAAAGGATTTTGTGCGAAACGAGTGAACTTTTGAGCCTTTCTCTACAGATAAGgggtgtttttctctctcttgtctctcaTAGCGCTGTCTGCGCTTCAGCTCTATGCAGGCGCACTGCGCATGCGCACGCAACTTCCTCTCAAACCATCTGTTCTAATAACAAGCGCAGTTAGTTAGCAGCGTACACTACATT
This genomic interval carries:
- the spoplb gene encoding speckle-type POZ protein-like B isoform X2, with product MSRVPTPPPPREMTSGPVAESWCYTQVKVVKFSYMWTINNFSFCREEMGEVVRSSTFSSGPNDKMKWCLRVNPKGLDDESKDYLSLYLLLVSCPKSEVRAKFKFSLLNAKREETKAMESQRAYRFVQGKDWGFKKFIRRDFLLDEANGLLPDDKLTLFCEVSVVQDSVNISGQSNTNMLKVPECQLSDDLGNLWEGSRFTDCSLFVGGQEFKAHKSILAARSPVFNAMFEHKMEESKKNRVDISDVEPDVFREMMVFIYTGKAPNLEKMADNLLAAADKYALERLKVLCEEALCNSLSVENVADILILADLHSAEQLKAQAIDFINSHAADIMETAGWKAMIQSHPHLVAEAFRALASAQCTPFGLPRKRLKQS
- the spoplb gene encoding speckle-type POZ protein-like B isoform X1, which produces MSRVPTPPPPREMTSGPVAESWCYTQVKVVKFSYMWTINNFSFCREEMGEVVRSSTFSSGPNDKMKWCLRVNPKGLDDESKDYLSLYLLLVSCPKSEVRAKFKFSLLNAKREETKAMESQRAYRFVQGKDWGFKKFIRRDFLLDEANGLLPDDKLTLFCEVSVVQDSVNISGQSNTNMLKVPECQLSDDLGNLWEGSRFTDCSLFVGGQEFKAHKSILAARSPVFNAMFEHKMEESKKNRVDISDVEPDVFREMMVFIYTGKAPNLEKMADNLLAAADKYALERLKVLCEEALCNSLSVENVADILILADLHSAEQLKAQAIDFINRCSVLRQLGCKDGKNWNSNHAADIMETAGWKAMIQSHPHLVAEAFRALASAQCTPFGLPRKRLKQS